The Ancylobacter sp. WKF20 genome contains a region encoding:
- the infA gene encoding translation initiation factor IF-1, producing MAKEELLEFDGTVTEVLPDGNFRVKLDNDHEILAYAAGKMKKNRIRTIVGDRVVVEMSPYDLERGRINFRHKTGGPTPPIGSGQRRPPPGRRR from the coding sequence ATGGCGAAAGAGGAACTGCTCGAGTTCGACGGCACCGTCACCGAGGTGCTGCCCGACGGAAATTTCCGCGTCAAACTCGATAATGACCACGAAATTCTCGCCTATGCGGCGGGCAAGATGAAGAAGAACCGCATCCGCACCATCGTCGGTGACCGGGTCGTGGTGGAAATGTCGCCCTACGATCTCGAGCGCGGACGCATCAACTTCCGCCACAAGACCGGTGGCCCGACCCCGCCGATCGGTTCCGGCCAGCGCCGTCCCCCGCCGGGCCGTCGTCGCTGA